Proteins encoded within one genomic window of Bacillus kexueae:
- a CDS encoding SWIM zinc finger family protein, whose translation MLAREIKKEQVLSCGESVLKYLSPTNEEHQQLVKKGLLLYRQGLVFNVKVSNAVVRASVQDVTPVKVSLDLDYAPMSSCSCPKAYPCRHLLAVLFYVYATSGLLGSFLEEWKRGEERGKLAKLTEAGLIKKGSDLKLESVESWYRLFHQEWNQLSHRLLSPNQLIQSVYRQLYPKLKRSAPWKQELKPLYFIHVGLFTLDRMLTCLKEQHVSEDYQNQVMFSYVNALQEEVTSGANQLRVNRQSFSLESNLHDSVPYVRELLTNHSPFLFERFSIYRTIWLKVLVDLLEEEKTWVEESVKEHPHSLELTLASLNIAFMEGRDKDVIDRLADFDAMMVPYSLDWFGDIVEQKAWERFSPWKDYYIQFIGQFLHDDLPSYMKRQVVDFLIQQFEEYADETGDMEVLIEACHHMLPYSFGTYNALLLERESYTDWLDLQDVTGLVIEDFETSFIKRMEKEAPHALIPLLHRAVQQRLLEKNRASYKQAVRHLKRLKRMYKKDKKIDVWESYFQKIVEQHKRLRAFQEELKKGKLLDDE comes from the coding sequence ATGTTAGCGCGAGAGATTAAAAAAGAGCAAGTGTTGTCGTGCGGTGAGAGTGTGCTGAAATATCTTTCACCGACGAATGAAGAGCATCAACAGCTAGTGAAAAAAGGCTTATTGCTGTATCGGCAAGGCCTTGTCTTTAATGTGAAGGTTTCAAATGCCGTTGTAAGGGCCAGCGTGCAAGATGTGACACCGGTGAAGGTTTCCCTCGATTTAGACTACGCACCGATGAGTTCGTGCAGTTGTCCGAAGGCGTATCCGTGCCGTCACTTGCTCGCGGTACTCTTTTATGTATATGCAACGTCAGGTCTACTTGGTTCCTTTTTGGAAGAGTGGAAACGTGGAGAAGAGCGCGGAAAATTAGCGAAGTTAACGGAAGCCGGCTTGATTAAAAAAGGAAGCGACTTAAAGCTTGAATCAGTGGAGAGCTGGTATCGGTTGTTCCATCAAGAATGGAATCAGCTTAGCCATCGCCTCCTGTCACCCAATCAACTCATCCAGTCGGTTTATCGCCAATTGTATCCGAAATTAAAGCGATCGGCCCCGTGGAAACAAGAGTTAAAACCACTTTATTTCATTCATGTCGGGCTGTTCACCTTAGACCGAATGCTTACGTGTCTGAAGGAACAGCACGTTTCCGAAGATTATCAAAATCAAGTGATGTTTTCTTATGTCAATGCGCTACAAGAAGAAGTGACTAGTGGAGCGAACCAGCTTCGGGTTAATCGTCAATCGTTTTCGCTCGAATCTAACTTACACGATTCGGTTCCGTACGTGCGTGAGTTATTAACGAATCATTCTCCCTTTTTATTCGAGCGGTTCTCCATTTACCGTACGATTTGGCTAAAAGTGCTCGTTGACTTATTGGAAGAAGAGAAAACATGGGTAGAAGAATCAGTGAAAGAACATCCACACTCACTCGAATTAACTCTCGCGTCTTTAAACATTGCCTTTATGGAAGGGCGAGATAAGGATGTCATTGATCGCTTAGCGGATTTTGATGCGATGATGGTGCCGTATTCGCTTGACTGGTTCGGCGATATTGTCGAGCAAAAGGCGTGGGAGCGATTTTCCCCTTGGAAAGACTATTATATACAGTTTATCGGCCAGTTTTTACACGACGATCTACCATCTTACATGAAGCGACAAGTCGTGGACTTTTTAATCCAGCAGTTTGAGGAGTATGCGGATGAGACTGGGGATATGGAGGTACTGATTGAAGCGTGTCATCACATGCTGCCCTACAGCTTCGGGACGTACAATGCGTTATTACTCGAGAGGGAGAGCTATACGGACTGGCTAGATTTACAAGACGTCACAGGCTTAGTAATCGAAGATTTCGAGACGTCGTTTATTAAAAGAATGGAGAAAGAGGCGCCGCACGCGCTCATCCCGTTACTACATCGTGCGGTTCAACAGCGTCTTCTGGAGAAAAATCGCGCAAGCTACAAACAAGCGGTGAGGCATTTAAAACGACTGAAGCGCATGTATAAAAAAGACAAGAAAATCGACGTATGGGAAAGCTATTTTCAAAAAATAGTCGAGCAACATAAACGACTCCGCGCTTTCCAAGAAGAGTTGAAGAAAGGGAAGTTGTTGGATGATGAATAA
- a CDS encoding YveK family protein: MEETISLKELFATLRKRLALIVMITALATMTSGIISYFFITPIYQSSTQILVNQAKGDQATFQYNEIQTNLQLINTYNVIIKSPAILDKVIDRMNIDESVESLNEKITVNSEKDSQVVNISVQDEDPERAAQIANTIATVFQSEIKQIMNVDNVNILSTAEVKENPSPVKPQPVLNMAIAFVVGLMTGVGLAFLLEYLDNTIKTEQDIERVLQLPVLGAISEMDDDASKSTQVTATKQRVRGESYGA; the protein is encoded by the coding sequence ATGGAAGAGACAATTAGCCTTAAAGAACTATTTGCGACATTGCGAAAGCGCTTAGCGCTCATTGTCATGATTACAGCACTCGCAACAATGACAAGTGGAATTATTAGTTACTTTTTTATTACCCCAATCTATCAATCTTCAACTCAAATATTAGTGAACCAAGCTAAAGGGGATCAAGCAACATTCCAATATAACGAAATCCAAACGAACTTACAGTTAATTAATACGTATAACGTCATTATTAAAAGCCCTGCGATTTTGGACAAAGTCATTGATCGAATGAATATTGATGAATCTGTCGAGTCATTAAATGAGAAGATTACGGTAAATAGTGAGAAGGATTCGCAAGTTGTGAATATTTCGGTGCAGGATGAAGATCCAGAACGCGCTGCACAAATTGCGAACACAATCGCAACGGTTTTCCAAAGTGAAATTAAACAAATTATGAATGTCGATAATGTGAACATTTTATCGACTGCGGAAGTAAAAGAAAATCCGTCACCAGTCAAGCCACAGCCTGTCCTGAATATGGCCATTGCGTTTGTCGTTGGGTTAATGACTGGTGTTGGTCTTGCGTTTTTACTAGAGTATTTAGATAACACGATTAAGACGGAGCAAGATATTGAGAGAGTATTGCAGCTACCAGTCCTTGGAGCGATTTCTGAAATGGATGATGACGCATCAAAAAGTACACAAGTAACAGCGACGAAGCAGCGTGTAAGGGGGGAGTCATATGGCGCGTAA